One window of the Solanum stenotomum isolate F172 chromosome 11, ASM1918654v1, whole genome shotgun sequence genome contains the following:
- the LOC125845225 gene encoding chromatin assembly factor 1 subunit FAS1, translating into MSEPMMIDGVEEVKMEVVSDRSVKKTMKRKRVSLVMDSPEEKAAKIDGLEVEMKGLVEYYKEVVEKKVVEVEDLKGLGLNSVIACMLEESSLSLSKLVDVIFEKISDSECSSSKVSVKSAVILVGQRMLYGIPNADVDVLEDESESALWCWETRDLKLLPKSVRATLKICRTCRKKIHERITAVSALLTALKKVETDQNCIQEQMKASEKLGKVLNEADIRLLVANMEQKNGAEVAEKSVKLEEKLLIKQLERNKREAEKEKKRMEREIEKEKLKSEKELKRLQSEAEKEEKRFEKEESKLKKQMMKEQEETEKDRRRKEKEEAEVKRQLTLQKQASIMERFLKRSKTNSSSQNNQSLDEPASDFTPSKCEKMPGSVTLSMDSVLTQNDDFNADDIWKSHLTSWHCLGRSILSKGKVHWGIRRKPKTNVVKEIKLTASRGLTCDVEDNTEKLVDGWAEPSSNTRSCNVGEVNAIPCRQKGLLRRQLLQFDKCHRPAFYGVWPKKSQVVGARHPLAMDPDLDYEVDSDEEWEEEEPGESLSDCDKDDNECLEEECSRGEDEDESEDGFLVPDGYLSDEEGVQVDKVESHDAEGSTILSSSAQEGPSEEFAVLFRQQKYLHNLTEQALRKNKPLIILNLMHEKAPFLLADELTGNEKVEQMCLGGLAICSFPGYSSIPISTCDDVIEGDSEPCPSGSKAITPQIASPAALADSDLPQVVSVIQSCSHGINKVVESLQLKFPSISKSQLKNKVREIAEFIDGRWQVRKDVLVNLGLSISPEKVSRTKSIATFFSKRCLPPSGKTINLHETSPQPCQKTSSSVSIQPQQDCTYNHE; encoded by the exons ATGTCGGAGCCGATGATGATTGACGGTGTTGAGGAAGTGAAGATGGAAGTTGTTTCAGATCGATCAGTGAAGAAGACGATGAAGAGGAAGAGGGTTAGTTTGGTGATGGATAGTCCGGAGGAGAAAGCGGCGAAGATTGATGGGTTGGAAGTGGAAATGAAGGGGTTGGTTGAGTATTATAAGGAGGTTGTGGAGAAGAAAGTTGTGGAAGTTGAGGATTTGAAAGGGTTGGGGTTGAACTCGGTGATTGCTTGCATGTTGGAGGAGAGTAGTCTGTCGTTATCGAAATTGGTGGATGTGATTTTTGAGAAGATTAGTGATAGTGAGTGTAGTAGTAGTAAGGTTAGTGTGAAAAGTGCTGTGATTTTGGTTGGGCAAAGGATGCTTTACGGAATCCCAAATGCAGATGTTGATGTTTTGGAGGATGAATCTGAGTCGGCGCTTTGGTGTTGGGAg ACACGAGACCTTAAATTGTTGCCCAAATCAGTCCGGGCTACTCTGAAGATTTGCCGGACTTGTCGGAAAAAAATCCATGAGAGAATTACTGCTGTCTCTG CTTTATTGACTGCGCTAAAAAAGGTGGAAACTGATCAAAACTGCATCCAAGAACAGATGAAGGCTTCTGAAAAGCTTGGCAAAGTATTAAATGAGGCAGATATCCGCTTGTTAGTTGCAAACATGGAACAGAAAAATGGTGCTGAAGT GGCTGAGAAGTCAGTAAAACTGGAGGAGAAACTTTTGATCAAGCAGTTAGAGAGAAACAAACGAGAAgctgaaaaagagaagaaaaggatGGAGCGtgaaattgagaaagaaaaattgaaaagt GAAAAAGAGTTAAAACGGCTACAAAGTGAAGCAGAGAAAGAGGAAAAGCGGTTTGAGAAAGAAGAATCTAAACTGAAAAAACAGATGATGAAAGAACAAGAAGAAACTGAGAAAGATCGACGCCGCAAGGAAAAGGAAGAAGCTGAAGTTAAAAGGCAACTTACTTTACAAAAGCAAGCTTCAATTATGGAGCGCTTTCTCAAAAGAAGCAAAACTAACTCTTCTTCCCAGAATAACCAATCCTTAGATGAGCCCGCTTCTGATTTTACCCCTAGCAAGTGTGAAAAGATGCCTGGATCTGTTACTCTGTCAATGGACTCAGTCCTTACACAAAATGATGACTTTAATGCTGATGATATATGGAA GTCACACTTAACTTCATGGCATTGCTTAGGTCGttctattctttcaaaaggaaAAGTTCATTGGGGAATCCGTCGAAAGCCCAAGACTAATGTAGTCAAGGAAATTAAGCTAACTGCCAGTAGAGGACTGACATGTGATGTTGAGGATAATACAGAGAAACTTGTTGATGGATGGGCTGAGCCTAGTAGTAATACCAGATCATGTAATGTCGGTGAGGTCAATGCTATTCCCTGTCGCCAGAAGGGCTTATTGAGGAGGCAATTGTTGCAGTTTGATAAGTGTCATAGACCTGCATTTTATGGTGTTTGGCCGAAGAAAAG CCAAGTTGTTGGAGCACGTCACCCCCTTGCAATGGATCCAGACTTGGATTATGAGGTTGATAGTGACGAAGAATGGGAAGAG GAGGAACCTGGTGAAAGTCTGTCAGATTGTGATAAAGATGATAATGAATGCTTGGAGGAAGAATGTTCAAGAGGTGAAGATGAAGACGAAAGTGAAGATGGATTTTTGGTGCCAGATGGGTATCTCTCAGATGAAGAG GGTGTACAAGTTGACAAAGTGGAATCTCATGATGCAGAAGGGTCTACAATTTTGTCCAGTTCTGCACAAGAAGGGCCGAGTGAAGAGTTTGCGGTGTTGTTTCGGCAGCAAAAATATCTTCACAACTTGACTGAACAGGCTCTTAGGAAAAACAAGCCACTTATTATATTAAATCTTATGCATGAGAAAGCTCCCTTCTTATTGGCTGATGAACTAACTGGTAATGAGAAAGTTGAACAAATGTGCCTGGGGGGTTTGGCCATCTGTTCATTTCCTGGCTATTCATCTATTCCAATATCCACTTGTGATGATGTGATTGAGGGGGATTCTGAGCCTTGCCCATCAGGTAGCAAGGCAATTACCCCACAAATAGCATCTCCAGCTGCTCTAGCTGACTCAGATTTACCTCAAGTT GTATCTGTTATTCAGTCGTGCTCACATGGTATAAACAAGGTGGTGGAGTCTTTACAACTTAAGTTCCCAAGTATTTCAAAGTCCCAACTGAAAAACAAGGTGCGGGAGATTGCAGAGTTTATTGATGGTAGATGGCAG GTTAGAAAGGATGTTCTTGTGAACCTTGGATTATCAATATCACCTG AAAAAGTTAGCAGGACAAAGAGCATTGCTACATTCTTTTCCAAGAGATGTTTGCCACCTTCTGGAAAGACCATCAATCTGCATGAAACTTCCCCACAACCATGCCAGAAGACTTCTTCTTCAGTTTCTATCCAGCCACAACAAGACTGCACATACAACCATGAATGA
- the LOC125845228 gene encoding stearoyl-[acyl-carrier-protein] 9-desaturase, chloroplastic codes for MALNVNGMSLKSHKMLPFPCSSARSQRVVMASTIHRPSVEVGSVKKAFTPPQEVHVQVTHSMPPEKIEVFDSLRDWAAQNLLVHLKPVEKCWQPTDFLPDPASEGFDEQVKELRERCKEIPDDYFIVLIGDMITEEALPTYQTMINTLDGVRDETGASLTPWAIWTRAWTAEENRHGDLLNKYLYLSGRVDMKQIEKTIQYLIGSGMDPRTENNPYLGFVYTSFQERATFVSHGNTARLAKEHGDMKLAQICGSIAADEKRHETAYTKIVEKLLEVDPDGAILAIGDMMRKKISMPAHLMYDGRDDNLFEHFSAVAQRLGVYTAKDYADILEFLVGRWEVEKLTGLSSEGRRAQDYVCGLAPRIRKLEERAQARAKQRSPVPFSWIFGKEIKI; via the exons ATGGCACTGAATGTCAATGGGATGTCGTTAAAATCTCACAAAATGTTACCATTTCCTTGTTCTTCAGCCAGATCTCAGCGAGTTGTCATGGCTTCAACCATTCATCGACCTTCTGT GGAAGTTGGAAGTGTGAAGAAGGCATTCACTCCTCCACAAGAGGTGCATGTTCAAGTAACCCATTCCATGCCACCAGAAAAGATTGAAGTTTTTGATTCTCTGCGCGATTGGGCTGCACAGAATCTCCTGGTGCACCTAAAACCTGTCGAGAAGTGTTGGCAGCCTACTGATTTTCTTCCTGATCCTGCTTCCGAGGGGTTTGATGAGCAGGTCAAGGAGCTAAGGGAAAGGTGTAAGGAAATTCCTGACGACTACTTTATTGTATTAATTGGGGATATGATCACAGAGGAGGCCCTTCCAACTTATCAGACCATGATAAACACCCTGGATGGTGTTCGTGATGAAACTGGCGCCAGCCTTACTCCCTGGGCTATTTGGACTAGGGCATGGACAGCGGAGGAAAATAGGCATGGTGATCTTCTCAACAAATATCTTTATCTTTCCGGAAGAGTTGATATGAAGCAAATTGAAAAGACAATCCAGTACCTAATTGGTTCTGGGATG GATCCTCGCACGGAAAACAACCCCTATCTAGGTTTCGTCTACACTTCTTTCCAAGAAAGGGCTACCTTTGTTTCACATGGAAACACAGCTAGGCTCGCCAAGGAGCATGGGGATATGAAACTAGCACAAATATGTGGTTCAATTGCTGCAGACGAGAAGCGCCATGAAACTGCATATACCAAGATCGTGGAGAAGCTACTCGAGGTTGATCCTGATGGCGCCATATTGGCTATTGGTGACATGATGAGGAAAAAAATCTCAATGCCTGCTCATCTGATGTATGATGGCAGGGATGACAACCTCTTTGAACACTTCTCTGCTGTAGCTCAACGGCTTGGTGTATACACTGCCAAGGACTATGCAGATATTCTGGAATTCCTGGTGGGGAGATGGGAAGTAGAAAAATTAACTGGTCTTTCCAGTGAAGGACGCAGAGCACAAGATTATGTATGTGGACTGGCTCCGCGGATTAGAAAATTGGAGGAGAGAGCACAGGCAAGGGCCAAGCAGCGAAGTCCCGTTCCTTTCAGCTGGATTTTTGGTAAAGAGATTAAGATATGA